Proteins found in one Serinicoccus marinus DSM 15273 genomic segment:
- the nrdR gene encoding transcriptional regulator NrdR — MHCPFCRHTDSKVVDSRVQEEGTVIRRRRQCPECGRRFGTVESATLSVIKRSGATEPFSRDKVISGARKACQGRPVTDAQLQLLAQQVEESIRSLGQAEVDAHEVGLAILEPLKALDEVAYLRFASVYQAFDNLDDFESAIVLLRTERDAASDTEPTPTT, encoded by the coding sequence ATGCACTGCCCGTTCTGCCGTCACACCGACTCCAAGGTCGTCGACAGCCGCGTCCAGGAGGAGGGGACGGTCATCCGTCGCCGCCGCCAGTGCCCCGAGTGTGGGCGCCGCTTCGGCACGGTGGAGTCCGCCACGCTCTCGGTCATCAAGCGCTCCGGCGCGACCGAGCCGTTCAGCCGCGACAAGGTGATCTCGGGGGCCCGCAAGGCCTGCCAGGGTCGCCCGGTCACGGACGCCCAGCTCCAGCTGCTCGCGCAGCAGGTCGAGGAGTCGATCCGCTCGCTCGGGCAGGCGGAGGTCGACGCGCACGAGGTCGGCCTGGCCATCCTCGAGCCGCTCAAGGCGCTGGACGAGGTCGCCTACCTCCGCTTCGCCTCGGTCTACCAGGCCTTCGACAACCTCGACGACTTCGAGTCGGCGATCGTGCTGCTGCGCACCGAGCGCGACGCCGCCTCCGACACCGAACCCACCCCGACCACCTGA